CAGGGGTAGAGCACTTCCTTGGTAAGGAAGAGGTCGAGAGTTCAATTCTCTTCAACAGCTCAAGCGGATTCATTTATAGTCCGGAATCCAACATTTCGTTGTAGCTCAGTGGAAGAGCGGTTTCCGGTAATTGTGCCGGTAATGGTCATGAGTTCAATTCTCATCAGCGGTACAAGTTTGTAAAACCGTTTTAACAAAACACAATCAATACAATCTTTACAAACCATCTAAAAAAAATACAATGGCAAAAGAAACCTTTAAGCGGGATAAACCCCACGTAAACATTGGTACCATCGGCCACGTTGACCACGGTAAAACTACCTTAACTGCTGCCATTACAAATATTTTGGCAAGCAAGGGTCTGGCTGAGAAGAAAGGATATGATGAGATCGATGCCGCACCTGAAGAAAAGGAAAGAGGTATTACCATCAACACTGCACACGTAGAATACCAGACTGCTAATCGTCACTATGCTCACGTAGACTGTCCAGGTCACGCTGACTATGTGAAGAACATGATCACTGGTGCTGCGCAGATGGACGGTGCTATCCTGGTGGTTGCTGCTACAGATGGTCCAATGCCACAAACTAAAGAACACATCCTGCTCGCTCGTCAGGTAGGTGTACCTCGTATCGTTGTTTTCATGAACAAAGTTGACCTGGTAGATGATCCTGAACTGCTGGAACTGGTAGAACTGGAAATCCGCGAGTTGCTGAGCAAATATAACTACGATGGTGACAACACTCCAATCATCAAGGGTTCCGCTACAGGTGCGCTGGCTGGTGAAGAGAAATGGGTTGCTGCTGTAGAAGAGCTGATGACTGCTGTAGATGAATACATTCCTCTGCCTCCTCGTCCGGTTGATTTGCCGTTCCTGATGTCTGTAGAAGACGTATTCTCTATCACAGGTCGTGGTACCGTTGCAACCGGTCGTATCGAACGTGGTAAAATCAAGGTTGGTGAACCAGTTGAAATCGTTGGTCTGATCGAAAAACCACTGACTTCTACTTGTACCGGTGTTGAAATGTTCAAGAAACTGCTCGACGAAGGTGAAGCTGGTGACAACGCTGGTCTGCTGCTGCGTGGTATTGAAAAGAAAGATATCCGTCGTGGTATGGTTATCACTAAACCAGGTACTATCACTCCGCACACTGAATTCAAATGTGAAGTATACGTACTGAGCAAAGAAGAAGGTGGCCGTCATACTCCATTCTTCCAGAAGTATCGCCCTCAGTTCTACTTCCGTACTACGGATGTAACTGGTGAGGTTGAACTGCCAGCTGGTGTTGAAATGGTTATGCCTGGTGATAACATCGGTCTGACTGTTAAACTGATCGCTCCAATCGCTATGGAAAAAGGTCTGAAATTCGCTATCCGCGAAGGTGGACGTACCGTAGGTGCTGGTCAGGTTACTGAAATCGTTAAGTAATCACTTTTTTCAGCATAAAAGCCATTAGCAATTCGCAAATAGCTAGCCGTTAATCAGATTTTTTAGTAAATTCGGTTTCGGTCTTTATATAAGCAAACTGCTAATGGCTTTATACACGGGCATAGTTCAATGGTAGAATAGAGGTCTCCAAAACCTTTGATCAGGGTTCGAATCCTTGTGCCCGTGCAGTGTAAAATTGGTGAAAAGTGAAAGGTGAATTGTGAATTTCATTCGCCATTCACTTTTCACCTTTCATGTTTTCAAACGGTTAATTTTAAACCAATGAACAAGCTCAGAAATTACTTCCGGGAATCCTATCATGAACTGGTGCATAAAGTATCCTGGCCTACCTGGCAGGAACTGCAATCCTCAACAATGATTGTTCTGATCGCTACTGTGGTGATTACCCTCATTGTATGGGGTATGGATGCCCTGTCAAACGTGGTGTTATCACAGTACTATAAAATGTTCTAATAATGATTGAAGCATCCAATAACCCTGCAGAAGAAACAAATGTTCCGACTCAGGATACCAAATGGTATGTACTGAGAGTGGTAAGTGGAAAAGAAAAGAAGGTAAAAGAATACCTGGATATTGAGGTGCGTCGTTCCGATTGGGGAAATGTAATCACACAGATCTTCTTACCT
This window of the Chitinophaga sancti genome carries:
- the tuf gene encoding elongation factor Tu, producing the protein MAKETFKRDKPHVNIGTIGHVDHGKTTLTAAITNILASKGLAEKKGYDEIDAAPEEKERGITINTAHVEYQTANRHYAHVDCPGHADYVKNMITGAAQMDGAILVVAATDGPMPQTKEHILLARQVGVPRIVVFMNKVDLVDDPELLELVELEIRELLSKYNYDGDNTPIIKGSATGALAGEEKWVAAVEELMTAVDEYIPLPPRPVDLPFLMSVEDVFSITGRGTVATGRIERGKIKVGEPVEIVGLIEKPLTSTCTGVEMFKKLLDEGEAGDNAGLLLRGIEKKDIRRGMVITKPGTITPHTEFKCEVYVLSKEEGGRHTPFFQKYRPQFYFRTTDVTGEVELPAGVEMVMPGDNIGLTVKLIAPIAMEKGLKFAIREGGRTVGAGQVTEIVK
- the secE gene encoding preprotein translocase subunit SecE, whose amino-acid sequence is MNKLRNYFRESYHELVHKVSWPTWQELQSSTMIVLIATVVITLIVWGMDALSNVVLSQYYKMF